The Etheostoma spectabile isolate EspeVRDwgs_2016 chromosome 4, UIUC_Espe_1.0, whole genome shotgun sequence sequence TTTACACACCTGACCCCACCCTGAATGTTAACGTTTGCAGACAGCACACTCACTTGCTCTCCTGGTACTCCACCCACTGATACATTTCCACCTGCCTCTTAAGCTTCACTGCCTGCACCACCACTCTGTAATTTGGGTCGTGGAGGGGCTACACAGACACAGGTGCAGATGATTAATCACCTGAAGTACAATTTACCTCAGAGTGTTGCTTTAACTAAGCaacttaatattttattttctggtGGCATGCCACTTAAAATGGTCAAATaagcaagaaaataaaacaaacatcagAAATGTCTGAaaactacatcctgttttaCTACCTAACCTGTGCTAAGCGTGTTACAAGAATGTATATCAGTATTACTAGATAtgaaagagaaaacacagaatACTAATAACACACTGATaacaatatagttttttttttactaaaacaaTGATTTTATATAAGGATTTCTTCAACGTGGGTGTTAAAGAATTGCACATAtaaaaagactttttaaataaaatgtgatttcTTCAAGcaattacaacacaaaaagaagaTTTACTGCATTTCCAAATAGAAGTGTGTCCACTCTGATGTCTGATATACACAAGTTCCCTTCCTGCCCCCTCCcctgtcttgtttgtgtgttattgtattgatctcttttCTCCACAGAAACTTGGATCAACATAGATTTAATTAATGCACATACAGAAATAACAACATTACACTATTACAAAACATGGCAATGTTTTAAGATAAACAAATTACAGATTTTAGTTTAAGAgtagaaaatgtaaaacaaacgGCATTCGTTCATGGAAGATACAGGATACGATCATGAAATTGCAGAAGGATTAGATGTACATGAATAATAAACTTGAGTATACGCAAAAAAGTGCTGAGTCTGATCCTAGTGGTTCACTGAATTCATCATTGATGTGTGATTGGAAAGAATTTGTTTGACACAACAGAGAGTAGAGTCTACCTGTGAGGTGTGCAGCCGTGCGGACAGATGAACTAAACGGTTGTTGTTCTGCAGGTCGAGGCTGGAGAACGGACCCAACGACACAACCTGAGAAAGACCCTCATCCAGCGAAGATGCTGTTCGCAGAGCCCGTCCCTAGGAACAGAAACAGTTACAGACGGCATGCCCTGTGTTAACCCTTAGTTTGCTGTTACATTAACATGCAGCATAAAAGAACAATTTGACTTGGATTGTAATAGTTTGCATTGTGGCTTTGatgtgatatacagtacatgactgTTTTCCACTGTGTGTGGGTTTCTTACTTCATTGGTAAAAAGAACATAGATTGAGAGGAAAAACAGTCCGACACCAACAACTGTTCCTCCTGCAGTTTCACCTAACCGTTCCAGGAATCCAGGGTTGGACTTAGCAGATACACGCTTGTGTTGGTTTGGGTCTAAAAACtgagacaaacatgcaagaaCAAATAAGGTTCAAtgccaacaacaaccacattgGAATATCCAGAAATAAGATGGATGACATTATTGACTTTGAGTGGAACACTTAAGGAAATACTCTTTTATTGTAAGTTGTGTGTAAGTTTGCCCCTTTTGTAATTTATCTTATTTTTCTGTAAACAGGGACAATGCAAAAGTTAACATTAACCTTGAATAAGAACAAGGAGAGATGCACTGTACCAGGTTGTAGCACAAATGCTAGTCCCTGGGCAGGTcagtaaaacaataaattatTAACGCAAGTGAAATACAAAACATCGGAATATATAATTTTACAACCACAGTTACGtcttatttacaataaaaactagCATGggccagtccccccccccacacacaccttgcCAACAAAGCTATGCAATCAAAATCCTTACCtttcccaacacacacaaacaaacacacacacacacacacacacacacacacaagaaggtTTGAGGATTTATACATGTACTAAGTGTGTGGGGAGAGTATTCCACTGATGGTCACAAAAGAAAAGGATGATTTTCCACGCGAAGTTTTGAGATTAGTAATACCGCACTCTCCCCTAGTGGCCTACCggctcttgtttttttctgagttgagcgtaatacatttttttagagGAGCAGCAGCATTATAGATGACCTCCACTAAAGCAACAAGTGACAGATCGTGGCCCTTAACGGAAACACCAACGTACGTCATGAACTTCAAATAACTATAATAAAACTGTCAGGAGTATTTCTTTTCTCACCTGACACAATTATTGCTCAATCAGTGTGGATGGTAGAGTCAAACCCAACTGGCTAAACCAATTCAAACTTGTAAGatcatttgatttgttttgtttctataaTCCCATTATTTAGCTATTGTAGGCCAACTTTAACTTAAAACTCTTCTACTGTAAACAACACTCTTTATGCATGCGCATTTGAGACATTCACTTTGACAAGGCTGGAGAAGGCACCAGAAAGTTAACAACTGTGTGTCCCATGTCACGTCACAGAGCTAAGGCGTGAACAACTGACACACCTCTCTTTTGTTCTGtgcttattttacttttcaactaATAGAACATCTGCCAGTATATTTATCTagcgtttgtttgtttgtttgaatcaTAAAGATAACTGTGACTGAAAATGCGGTAACGAAGTAAGACAGCTCACGTTAACGTTGCAGTGACGCTAACTGCAGGAACAGTGTTTATCACGTTAAACCAAAGCACTTTAACGGAACAACTTACTGTCTGTGCTGAAGACATTTCTCTCAGTTGTTCAACTTCGCAGTCAAACAGTAATTAAAGTTCAAGTTGGAGATGCAGCGGCTGAAAGATCATCAACACAGTACTTGACACAAAATGCGCTTTCGTTTACAACTGGCGTAGACCGGAAGCGGCTATCACCCGTCACCTAGGATTGCGAAGACATGTCCCGCACGGTCCCGCCCTACTCTAActtactctgcctctgattggctaacccTGGTATACTTGGTTGGTATTGGTATGTCTTTCTTCATCACTCTGgtattagccaatcagaggcagattAGGGTGGGTCTTGCTTTCACCATCCCAAAGATATATGTACGTAAATCTAATTTCACCATCCTAGGAAACGCAGACCCCGGCTCCCCCAGAGTCTGCGCGCCGCAAAATATCACCCGAGTGCCCCGGCGTGTTTAACAAGCGCAGCCGGACCCAGATGTCTTCTTCTCAAGGCATTATgggtaatttaattttttagattTCTAGGCTGCCTCAGTTTTTCTGCAGCCAGCAATCCCATAGACataatgaagaaaataagataGTAATCTTTATTATGTCTATGAACAATCCCACTGCAATTTCATTCTACAGTTTTATGTAATGTTGAAATTATGCTGTTTTATTCGTTATTGACAATGTATTTTTGTAGTCAGAATTTAGACTGGATTTAGGTTGGAAAAGGGAAACCAACATACTACAACAGATTTTCTGGGTGCATGTTGCTCACATTAAGAGTGTACAAAGTTACAATTTCTTACAAAATTGTGTTAAAATTTTATTACACTATGATACCCATGTGATAAGTTactaagtacaattttgaggttcttgtactttacttgaatatttcttttaatattttacattaaaaaaaacatataattaaaaatacaatacttaCGCATTGTTAAAGATTTAACCAGTTGGGTCACCTTgtcacattttaaatgtgtagtgAGTTGTGCGCAGACACATTTCTCCTCTAAACCGAGGCCCAAAGAGATAAAAATTACCCAACATTTCACCAAAAAGAGCAAACATCCATATGTAAGtccaaaaaaatgaacacatactttattttttattctttcatcTCCCAACCACTTTTCAGATTTGTCTTCTGACCCTTTGCATGGGCCTGACCCCTTAGGGAGCCACTGGACAAAACTACCTAACAGCATACGAAGTAGTTTCAACTTGCACCACTCTACCTCTATcagctacaacagtaaaatgtaaCTTACACATTGATGCATAAGTATTAAtctaataatgtaatgtaatacatattactagctctggggagtccaGCATGTTCCCTCCGACCGGAGAGGCTCCAGGATCGTGGTGGCAgatgtcgccatggtcccgctccacgttctgcggtgccatgttcatcttgctacactctgcggtgcccagctgcatcctgctgtgccttgtagtgcccacagtgccctgctatgccatgaactactacaaagaactgctacaaactactattttttttctatttttgttattgccactcttattctaaccccaaccggcccgtcagacaccgcctaccaagagcctgggtctgaccgaggtttctgcctaaaaggaagtttttcctcgccactgtcgcactgttgctgctctggaggaaactactagaactgttgggacctactctatctgtaaagtgtctcgagataactcttgttatgaattgatactataaataaaattgaattgaattgaatttaatatCACAGAGGACATTTCGATGCagaatgagtacttttactttgatagTACATTTGTTgataatacttctgtacttttacttaagtagaatgaCGGATCTGGAAACTTTAATATGGTATTTGTCATTTAATACCTCAGTTTGCAGTGACTTGGATTCCCCACAtcttataaaacacacacacacacacacacacacacacacacacacacacacacacacacacacacacacacacacacacacacacacacacaaatacacagctaGATGTGCCAGTCTTAAGAGGATTATTGCAAAAGTGAACACAAAGCAATTACTGTCACTTATCATAATCATATctgtatacacacatgcacacagacacattcacaGTACTGCAACAGGCTTTACTCAGGAAAAGCAGCGCAGCAGTGACAAACAAGCGGATAGACTGTCATAATGGAGGAATATGATATTATTGTGCTTGGAACCGGACTTAAGGTGAGAAAACTTTTGTAAAATACATAGTCAGGCACATGAGGAAAATTACAAGCATCATTGTTAAGCATTACTTTTTTACTGAGAAACTAAAGATATACTGAATGACCTTTTCTTTCGTCTGTTCCCTAAACTAGTTTTACCTTTTAATAATGTCTTATATGTGGTTGTTAAGTTTGATCATTAGTAACATGGGCATGCTTTTCTTGGTCATTCACATGCAGACTTTCTGAGCTCCTGTTGGCAGTCAAACGGATTTACAACAATTAAATGACGTCATCATGCTAGTCTTGATCTACAGAGCCCACTAACAAATGGCTCTCCTATTTCTCTCAGGAATGTATCCTTTCTGGTTTAATGTCTCAAAGTGGGAAAAAGGTCCTTCACATTGACAAGAATCCTCACTCTGGAGGAGAGAGTGCATCAATTTCTCCCCTTGAGGAGGTGTgttcacacaaacaacaaccaaCATGCATATCCTCCATAAGACAAAGCTGCTGCTACATTGCTCATTTGTGGTGTTTgctatttcatatttttctacatttacaGCTGTACAAGATGTTTAAGGTCCCAGGTTCTGCCAAGTCTATAGGCCATGGAAAAGAGTGGAACATCGACCTTATCCCCAAATTTTTTCTTTCCAATGGTGAGAGTTTAGTGCATCTGAACTTGTGATTTGTGTATTATGGGGGTGTAAATGTGTGCACTGTTATTTTCTGTACCCTCTACTGTGTCTTTGCATTAGGTGAGCTGGTCAAAATCTTGGTGCACACAGAGGTTACTCGGTATATGGACTTCAAAGTCGTTGAAGGCAGCTATGTATACAAAGCAGGCAAAGTGCACAAAGTCCCCTGCACAGAGGAAGAAGCTCATGCTTCAGGTGATGAACCTGAAGAACGTTGAATGCATAATGTTGAATTTAAACtccatttaataaaacatttctgTTGCAGATCTGATGGGCATGTTTGACAAGAGAAGGTTCAGGAAGCTGCTGCTCTTTGTGCTGAACTTTGACGTGAGAAACCCTCGGACCTACCAGGACGTGGATCCTAACAAAATGACCACGAGGGACCTCTTCTGCCGCTTTGACCTGGGATTAGATGTCATGGAGTTCACAGGTCATGCCATAGCTTTACACCGCAGTGAGGGGTCAGTCACAGGAACTTAAACCAGATAAATTATTACAGGGAATCCTTTAAGTTAAAACCTGCCTTGTCTCGTTTACTGTCTCCCGGTGACCCTGCAGTTACCTGGACCAGCCGTGTGGGGAAACCATCAGACGGATCAGGCTGTACTCTGAATCTCTGTCCCGCCACAACACCAGTCCATACCTCTACCCTGTGTATGGGTTGCGTGAGCTACCCCAGGGATTTGCCAGGTTACAAAATAATTGATCAGATTTCTGCCAAAATATTTTCAGAAAAAGTTACGGTTTGGGTTCTTATTACATTCAGTGAAATCAACATCAAGTAGGAAACGTTGTGTGGGATTTTGCATACTGAAACAGATATCTTGATATATATGGACGCCTGAAAATGGTCCTCtagatgtttgtattttttttttccccacaatcTATCACCAATGACAGAGAATACAGTCACTGTTCGGTTCATATTGTCCAACCTGCTCCTGTGTGTTTCAGACTGAATGCAGAGTACGGAGGAACTTTCCTCTTAAACAGAGCAGTGGATGAGCTTGTGATGGAAAACGGCAAAGTGAAAGCTGTAAAATCTGAGGGGAAGGCGAGTGTATTTATGTGGAGTAAGGGTAGACAAAATGGGGCGTTTGGAGAAAATTGTGCAATCAGTGATCTTGGCTTTCTGTCTCTTCAACAGCTTTTTCACTGTAAACAGCTTATCTGCGACCCCAGCTACGTTCCTAATCGAGTGAGGAAAGTGGGGCGTGTGATAAGAGTCATCTGTTTATTAAATCACCCAGTTAAAAACACCCACGAGGCCAACTCCTGTCAAATCATCATCCCTCAAACGCAAATCAACAGAAAATCTGGTATTTTGTCAAAGTCATGTATTCAAGAACATATGTGTCGCAGTCTAAAGATCCTTTTTACATAAATGATTTGGGCTGAATCTATGAAAttccttccattttttttttctccacacagACATTTACATAACAGTAGTGTCCTGTGCCCACAATGTGGCCTCAGACGGGATGTACATTGCCACAGTGAGCACGACTGCAGAAACCAGCGACCCAGAGAAAGAAGTTCAGCCGGGCCTGGAGCTTCTCGAGCCCATCATGCAAAAGTTGGTAGCACTTTTAAATCTTTGACCGTTTACTTATCCTGGCAGCGTCggcattttaaacatgtatttgtgATTTCTTGTCACCACCTCAAATATAGATTTGTTAATGTCAGCAAAGTGTTGGTTCCCAATGAAGATGGAAAAAAGAGTCAGGTAATAAAGGAGATTTTtgtacaaaatgttttaaagaacTGAAGTGTAGTGGGTCCAGTGCTGGTAACAGATCTTTCCTCTATCTTCACTAGATATTTGTGTCCTGCTCATATGATGCAGTAAACCACTTTGACGCTGACTGTGACGACATCAAAGACATGTACCGCCGGATCACGGGAGCAGAGCTCTGCCTCGGAGCATCAGAGAGACACCAGTCTCTCAACTCTGATGATGACTGAGAATGACCAACATCAGGCCCAAAGAGTTCCAACAGCTGGGAGGCCATAATAACATTATGAATGGTTATATTGCTACACAGCTGTAAAGCAGAGGGTGTGTTCTGTAGTACATAGACTGAATTGTGAATGTAAATGTTGGATGTCTAATTTTTTTGCTATAATTATACTAACCTTTTGTCAAACTAAGAAATATTATTACGGTATTAGGACTTTATTTAGTAAAGCCAGTTTCATATGCAATGATTTTTAGCAAATTACACAATTTTTGTCAACTATACCAAATAACTTGTCAATGGGAATAACTCAAGTAAAAAAATGTGAAGCCAGTTGGATTGGATTTTTTAGTTACTTTAAGCACCAATAAGTGTCACAACTTCTTAGCAGCAGCAGGTGAAGTAATAATGCAATACCCTGCATGTGAACAACGGGATTTAAACATTCAAACGGACACTTGGCATGTatgcagagagacagatgaTTCAGAGATGACGTGTAGAGGATTTGTGGATTCTTTTATCTATGGGAGCTTATTTGTAAGGACAAAACCATTGAATGATGTCATGTGCTGCACACAGGCAGCTTGTAGGTGGCAGCGCTGCTGGTGCCAGAGGGCAGACAGACGCACAGTGTTAAGAGGCTTATCCAAATAAAGGACAGAGGGctggaacacacacacggacacacacacacacagtacagtacatacactgtatatacatacacacacacacagtacgtacacacacacaaacacacatacatatatatatatatagtccatGTATGTCTTGTTCCAGTGGCCCATTTCTCATCAGGTTACCCTGGTTCCCTGACCTGGCTGGAATGAAGGACAGCACAGAGGCGCTAATCATGGCAGCACAAGAACAGGCACTCAGTACAAGATCAATAGAGGCCGGGGTCTACCACACCAGGCAGGACCCCAGGTGCCGACAGTACAGCACATAACAGCAGGGTGTAAGATGCAGGCAGGAAGTGCATACATGGAACTCCATAACCAGGTAGCTGTCATAGTGTACAGGAACATCTGCCACGAGTATGGGCTGGAAGTCCCAAGGTCAAAACGGAAAACACCTCCTAAGGTAGTCAAGAATGACCGAGCTAAGATCCTGTGGGACTTCAAGATCCAGACTGACAAACTGGTGATGGCTAACCAACCAGACATCGTGTTGATGGACAAACAGCAGAAGAAGGCAGTAGTGATAGATGTGGCAATCCCAAGC is a genomic window containing:
- the zgc:112334 gene encoding rab GDP dissociation inhibitor beta isoform X2; the encoded protein is MEEYDIIVLGTGLKECILSGLMSQSGKKVLHIDKNPHSGGESASISPLEELYKMFKVPGSAKSIGHGKEWNIDLIPKFFLSNGELVKILVHTEVTRYMDFKVVEGSYVYKAGKVHKVPCTEEEAHASDLMGMFDKRRFRKLLLFVLNFDVRNPRTYQDVDPNKMTTRDLFCRFDLGLDVMEFTGHAIALHRSEGYLDQPCGETIRRIRLYSESLSRHNTSPYLYPVYGLRELPQGFARLNAEYGGTFLLNRAVDELVMENGKVKAVKSEGKLFHCKQLICDPSYVPNRVRKVGRVIRVICLLNHPVKNTHEANSCQIIIPQTQINRKSDIYITVVSCAHNVASDGMYIATVSTTAETSDPEKEVQPGLELLEPIMQKFVNVSKVLVPNEDGKKSQ
- the zgc:112334 gene encoding rab GDP dissociation inhibitor beta isoform X1, with the protein product MEEYDIIVLGTGLKECILSGLMSQSGKKVLHIDKNPHSGGESASISPLEELYKMFKVPGSAKSIGHGKEWNIDLIPKFFLSNGELVKILVHTEVTRYMDFKVVEGSYVYKAGKVHKVPCTEEEAHASDLMGMFDKRRFRKLLLFVLNFDVRNPRTYQDVDPNKMTTRDLFCRFDLGLDVMEFTGHAIALHRSEGYLDQPCGETIRRIRLYSESLSRHNTSPYLYPVYGLRELPQGFARLNAEYGGTFLLNRAVDELVMENGKVKAVKSEGKLFHCKQLICDPSYVPNRVRKVGRVIRVICLLNHPVKNTHEANSCQIIIPQTQINRKSDIYITVVSCAHNVASDGMYIATVSTTAETSDPEKEVQPGLELLEPIMQKFVNVSKVLVPNEDGKKSQIFVSCSYDAVNHFDADCDDIKDMYRRITGAELCLGASERHQSLNSDDD